The following proteins come from a genomic window of Lineus longissimus chromosome 18, tnLinLong1.2, whole genome shotgun sequence:
- the LOC135502121 gene encoding 2-dehydro-3-deoxy-D-gluconate 5-dehydrogenase-like, which yields MAERDIVEQLQKCSDLVSSNPNLPGAIKRLLDQALALAEEVHAPEKSVKDSSPEVSLLKMVLQISGATRLLNLRDAPEAATAALSDMLPADGVLVLRGDAVQVKNNMKSEQGSAKEILDMLASESKEFNVIILDDGSETLIEDFEIVLKRHLLALNGTLLVMFAGDTSSVAFSAHITGDERLEQVNLPISGKEVMIIRRRSSLLEKETTAILDDVCTGVQRRNILQRFRLDGKVALVTGSGQGIGRGYAHALGEAGAKVAVVDIFEERAKHVCHELLEKGIDAMWLQTDVTKEDQVKLMVESVVDRWGALHIAFNNAGIVRSLSAEDHTVEDWNAVMDVNINSVFMCCKAEYAIMAKQGYGKIVNTASMCSVIVLRPQKQVSYNVSKIAVLGLTRTLAVEWAEKGIRVNCISPGYVKTPMNSSDHLKPLFERWVSEIPAGRMQEVTDLQGVAIYLASEASDYTTGENVVVDGGKCTL from the exons ATGGCAGAGAGGG ATATCGTGGAACAGCTGCAGAAATGCTCAGACTTGGTGAGCAGCAACCCAAACCTTCCCGGTGCCATCAAGCGACTGTTGGACCAGGCACTGGCTTTGGCGGAGGAGGTCCATGCACCAGAGAAGTCCGTCAAAGACAGCTCACCTGAAG TCTCCTTGCTAAAGATGGTTCTGCAGATCTCCGGTGCCACCAGACTACTCAACCTCAGAGACGCACCCGAGGCCGCGACGGCAGCGCTGTCCGACATGCTGCCGGCTGATGGTGTTCTGGTTCTCCGCGGAGACGCCGTCCAGGTGAAAAACAATATGAAATCTGAACAAG GGTCAGCGAAGGAAATTCTTGACATGTTGGCCTCGGAGTCCAAGGAGTTTAATGTGATCATTCTGGACGATGGGTCAGAGACGCTGATCGAAGATTTTGAG ATTGTTCTCAAGCGCCATCTTCTGGCGTTGAATGGAACCCTGTTAGTGATGTTCGCCGGTGACACCTCGTCAGTTGCCTTTAGTGCTCACATCACCGGCGACGAGCGGCTCGAACAG GTAAACTTGCCTATTTCGGGTAAGGAAGTGATGATCATCCGACGCCGGTCTTCCCTCCTTGAGAAAGAAACCACTGCTATTTTGGATGATGTCTGCACAGGAGTTCAGAGACGAAACATTCTTCAGAGATTCCGTCTTGACGGAAAGGTGGCACTGGTCACAGGATCCGGACAGGGGATTGGTCGAGGGTACGCGCATGCCCTGGGAGAGGCGG GTGCAAAAGTTGCAGTTGTGGACATCTTCGAGGAGAGAGCCAAGCATGTTTGTCATGAACTCCTAGAGAAGGGCATCGATGCTATGTGGCTACAAACCGACGTCACGAAAGAGGACCAGGTCAAACTGATGGTTGAGAGTGTGGTTGACCGCTGGGGAGCTCTACACATTGCTTTCAATAATGCAG GAATCGTACGCTCGCTCTCTGCAGAAGATCATACCGTGGAGGACTGGAACGCCGTGATGGACGTCAACATCAACAGCGTGTTCATGTGCTGTAAGGCCGAGTACGCCATCATGGCTAAACAAG GTTACGGAAAGATAGTCAACACGGCCTCCATGTGCAGTGTCATCGTGCTCCGCCCCCAGAAGCAGGTGTCCTACAACGTCTCCAAGATAGCCGTCCTTGGACTGACCCGGACTCTGGCCGTGGAATGGGCCGAAAAAGGCATCCGAGTGAATTGCATTTCCCC TGGATACGTCAAAACACCCATGAACAGTTCCGATCATCTCAAACCACTCTTCGAACGTTGGGTGTCAGAAATACCAGCAGGACGCATGCAAGAAGTGACAGATTTGCAAGGTGTTGCCATCTATCTCGCGTCAGAGGCGTCGGATTACACCACTGGGGAAAATGTGGTTGTTGACGGCGGGAAATGCACTTTATAA